In one window of Ovis aries strain OAR_USU_Benz2616 breed Rambouillet chromosome 3, ARS-UI_Ramb_v3.0, whole genome shotgun sequence DNA:
- the VAMP1 gene encoding vesicle-associated membrane protein 1 isoform X1 — MHGIPFLSLYPSLQRSAPAQPPTEGAEGAAPGGGPPGPPPNMTSNRRLQQTQAQVEEVVDIMRVNVDKVLERDQKLSELDDRADALQAGASQFESSAAKLKRKYWWKNCKMMIMLGAICAIIVVVIVIYFFA, encoded by the exons ATGCACGGGATTCCTTTCTTGTCTCTGTACCCTTCTCTCCAAAGGTCTGCTCCAGCTCAGCCACCCACTGAAGGGGCAGAAGGGGCTGCCCCAGGTGGGGGTCCCCCTGGCCCTCCTCCTAATATGACCAGTAACAGACGACTACAGCAGACCCAGGCACAAGTGGAGGAG GTTGTGGACATCATGCGTGTAAATGTGGACAAGGTCCTAGAGAGGGACCAGAAGCTGTCAGAGCTGGATGACCGAGCCGACGCCCTGCAGGCGGGTGCATCTCAATTTGAGAGCAGCGCTGCCAAGTTAAAGAGGAAGTACTGGTGGAAAAACTGCAAG ATGATGATCATGCTGGGAGCCATCTGCGCCATCATCGTGGTAGTTATCGTAA TCTACTTTTTTGCTTGA
- the VAMP1 gene encoding vesicle-associated membrane protein 1 isoform X2, producing the protein MSAPAQPPTEGAEGAAPGGGPPGPPPNMTSNRRLQQTQAQVEEVVDIMRVNVDKVLERDQKLSELDDRADALQAGASQFESSAAKLKRKYWWKNCKMMIMLGAICAIIVVVIVIYFFA; encoded by the exons GTCTGCTCCAGCTCAGCCACCCACTGAAGGGGCAGAAGGGGCTGCCCCAGGTGGGGGTCCCCCTGGCCCTCCTCCTAATATGACCAGTAACAGACGACTACAGCAGACCCAGGCACAAGTGGAGGAG GTTGTGGACATCATGCGTGTAAATGTGGACAAGGTCCTAGAGAGGGACCAGAAGCTGTCAGAGCTGGATGACCGAGCCGACGCCCTGCAGGCGGGTGCATCTCAATTTGAGAGCAGCGCTGCCAAGTTAAAGAGGAAGTACTGGTGGAAAAACTGCAAG ATGATGATCATGCTGGGAGCCATCTGCGCCATCATCGTGGTAGTTATCGTAA TCTACTTTTTTGCTTGA
- the TAPBPL gene encoding tapasin-related protein isoform X5, giving the protein MGAEGWCLLLCLAFSGAANVAERQWQAVDVVLDCFLMEEGGHHGGFASSENMVKAVLVLRQVPVPDDGSLEGLTDFQVDTLTKDNPLITFEASVNLVQIPQAEALLHADCSGKEVTCEISRYFLQPRPEATVETAVWFITNVQVSGGGPGVSMVMKTLEDAENEAVLHPTLKLPLSPQGTVRTAVEFQVTTQTPSLNFLLGSTASLHCGYSVAPGLDVTSVEWRLQHKGSGQLVYHWTMGQGQAKREGATLEPGQLLTAGDASLTLPSLTLQDEGAYICQITTSLFRAQQVIQLDIQASPKVRLSLLNAAPPATLICNVAGYYPLDVSVTWTREEQGGSPAPVSGASLSNLRRSPAGTYSISSSLTVEPSSVGATYTCQVTHVSLEEPLGAHAWVAPPVAEQKSALGVLLASILFVLTLLFLGLQRRQGRSNRNLRTRG; this is encoded by the exons ATGGGCGCCGAGGGGTGGTGCCTACTGCTCTGCTTGGCTTTCTCCGGGGCAGCAAACGTCG CAGAAAGGCAATGGCAGGCGGTGGATGTGGTCCTGGACTGCTTTCTGATGGAAGAAGGTGGACACCATGGAGGGTTCGCCAGCAGTGAGAACATGGTGAAGGCCGTGCTGGTGCTGAGGCAGGTACCAGTGCCAGACGATGGCTCCCTGGAAGGCCTCACAGATTTCCAAGTGGATACACTGACCAAGGACAACCCACTCATTACTTTCGAGGCCTCAG TGAACCTGGTACAGATTCCCCAGGCCGAGGCCCTGCTCCACGCCGACTGCAGCGGGAAGGAGGTAACCTGTGAGATCTCCCGCtatttcctccagcccaggccaGAGGCCACCGTAGAGACGGCAGTCTGGTTCATCACCAATGTGCAGGTATCTGGAGGGGGACCAGGTGTCTCCATGGtgatgaagactcttgaggatgCTGAAAATGAGGCTGTCTTGCATCCCACGCTGAAACTgcccctgagcccccaggggactGTGCGGACTGCAG TGGAGTTCCAGGTGACCACACAGACGCCATCCCTGAATTTCCTGCTGGGGTCCACAGCCTCCCTACACTGTGGCTACTCCGTGGCCCCTGGCTTGGATGTTACCAGCGTGGAGTGGCGGCTGCAGCATAAGGGCAGTGGCCAGCTGGTATACCACTGGAccatggggcaggggcaggccaaGCGGGAGGGTGCCACCCTGGAGCCTGGGCAGCTGCTCACAGCTGGAGATGCCTCCCTCACGCTCCCCAGCCTCACTCTACAGGATGAGGGGGCCTACATCTGCCAGATCACCACCTCCCTGTTCCGAGCTCAACAGGTCATCCAGCTAGACATCCAAG CTTCCCCCAAAGTACGACTGAGCTTGCTGAACGCAGCCCCGCCAGCCACCCTCATCTGCAATGTTGCTGGCTACTACCCCCTGGATGTGTCTGTGACCTGGACCCGGGAGGAGCAGGGTGGCTCCCCAGCCCCTGTCTCTGGCGCCTCCCTCTCCAACCTCCGGCGCAGCCCAGCTGGCACCTACAGCATCTCCTCCTCCCTGACGGTGGAGCCTAGCTCTGTGGGAGCCACTTACACCTGTCAGGTCACCCACGTCTCCCTGGAGGAACCCCTGGGGGCCCACGCCTGGGTTGCCCCACCAG TTGCAGAGCAGAAGTCAGCCCTGGGAGTCCTTCTGGCCAGCATCCTCTTTGTCCTGACCTTGCTGTTCCTGGGGCTGCAGAGACGCCAAG GAAGGAGCAACAGGAACCTCAGAACGAGAGGGTGA
- the TAPBPL gene encoding tapasin-related protein isoform X1 — translation MGAEGWCLLLCLAFSGAANVAERQWQAVDVVLDCFLMEEGGHHGGFASSENMVKAVLVLRQVPVPDDGSLEGLTDFQVDTLTKDNPLITFEASVNLVQIPQAEALLHADCSGKEVTCEISRYFLQPRPEATVETAVWFITNVQVSGGGPGVSMVMKTLEDAENEAVLHPTLKLPLSPQGTVRTAVEFQVTTQTPSLNFLLGSTASLHCGYSVAPGLDVTSVEWRLQHKGSGQLVYHWTMGQGQAKREGATLEPGQLLTAGDASLTLPSLTLQDEGAYICQITTSLFRAQQVIQLDIQASPKVRLSLLNAAPPATLICNVAGYYPLDVSVTWTREEQGGSPAPVSGASLSNLRRSPAGTYSISSSLTVEPSSVGATYTCQVTHVSLEEPLGAHAWVAPPVAEQKSALGVLLASILFVLTLLFLGLQRRQGRWHMSATLPAQSTVGREPKRNTTLRPAEVTPAQTTAESL, via the exons ATGGGCGCCGAGGGGTGGTGCCTACTGCTCTGCTTGGCTTTCTCCGGGGCAGCAAACGTCG CAGAAAGGCAATGGCAGGCGGTGGATGTGGTCCTGGACTGCTTTCTGATGGAAGAAGGTGGACACCATGGAGGGTTCGCCAGCAGTGAGAACATGGTGAAGGCCGTGCTGGTGCTGAGGCAGGTACCAGTGCCAGACGATGGCTCCCTGGAAGGCCTCACAGATTTCCAAGTGGATACACTGACCAAGGACAACCCACTCATTACTTTCGAGGCCTCAG TGAACCTGGTACAGATTCCCCAGGCCGAGGCCCTGCTCCACGCCGACTGCAGCGGGAAGGAGGTAACCTGTGAGATCTCCCGCtatttcctccagcccaggccaGAGGCCACCGTAGAGACGGCAGTCTGGTTCATCACCAATGTGCAGGTATCTGGAGGGGGACCAGGTGTCTCCATGGtgatgaagactcttgaggatgCTGAAAATGAGGCTGTCTTGCATCCCACGCTGAAACTgcccctgagcccccaggggactGTGCGGACTGCAG TGGAGTTCCAGGTGACCACACAGACGCCATCCCTGAATTTCCTGCTGGGGTCCACAGCCTCCCTACACTGTGGCTACTCCGTGGCCCCTGGCTTGGATGTTACCAGCGTGGAGTGGCGGCTGCAGCATAAGGGCAGTGGCCAGCTGGTATACCACTGGAccatggggcaggggcaggccaaGCGGGAGGGTGCCACCCTGGAGCCTGGGCAGCTGCTCACAGCTGGAGATGCCTCCCTCACGCTCCCCAGCCTCACTCTACAGGATGAGGGGGCCTACATCTGCCAGATCACCACCTCCCTGTTCCGAGCTCAACAGGTCATCCAGCTAGACATCCAAG CTTCCCCCAAAGTACGACTGAGCTTGCTGAACGCAGCCCCGCCAGCCACCCTCATCTGCAATGTTGCTGGCTACTACCCCCTGGATGTGTCTGTGACCTGGACCCGGGAGGAGCAGGGTGGCTCCCCAGCCCCTGTCTCTGGCGCCTCCCTCTCCAACCTCCGGCGCAGCCCAGCTGGCACCTACAGCATCTCCTCCTCCCTGACGGTGGAGCCTAGCTCTGTGGGAGCCACTTACACCTGTCAGGTCACCCACGTCTCCCTGGAGGAACCCCTGGGGGCCCACGCCTGGGTTGCCCCACCAG TTGCAGAGCAGAAGTCAGCCCTGGGAGTCCTTCTGGCCAGCATCCTCTTTGTCCTGACCTTGCTGTTCCTGGGGCTGCAGAGACGCCAAG GGCGATGGCACATGTCAGCCACCCTTCCGGCCCAAAGCACCGTGGGAAGGGAACCAAAGAGAAACACCACCCTCCGCCCCGCCGAGGTCACTCCAGCCCAAACAACAGCTGAGTCGCTTTAG
- the TAPBPL gene encoding tapasin-related protein isoform X2 has product MGAEGWCLLLCLAFSGAANVERQWQAVDVVLDCFLMEEGGHHGGFASSENMVKAVLVLRQVPVPDDGSLEGLTDFQVDTLTKDNPLITFEASVNLVQIPQAEALLHADCSGKEVTCEISRYFLQPRPEATVETAVWFITNVQVSGGGPGVSMVMKTLEDAENEAVLHPTLKLPLSPQGTVRTAVEFQVTTQTPSLNFLLGSTASLHCGYSVAPGLDVTSVEWRLQHKGSGQLVYHWTMGQGQAKREGATLEPGQLLTAGDASLTLPSLTLQDEGAYICQITTSLFRAQQVIQLDIQASPKVRLSLLNAAPPATLICNVAGYYPLDVSVTWTREEQGGSPAPVSGASLSNLRRSPAGTYSISSSLTVEPSSVGATYTCQVTHVSLEEPLGAHAWVAPPVAEQKSALGVLLASILFVLTLLFLGLQRRQGRWHMSATLPAQSTVGREPKRNTTLRPAEVTPAQTTAESL; this is encoded by the exons ATGGGCGCCGAGGGGTGGTGCCTACTGCTCTGCTTGGCTTTCTCCGGGGCAGCAAACGTCG AAAGGCAATGGCAGGCGGTGGATGTGGTCCTGGACTGCTTTCTGATGGAAGAAGGTGGACACCATGGAGGGTTCGCCAGCAGTGAGAACATGGTGAAGGCCGTGCTGGTGCTGAGGCAGGTACCAGTGCCAGACGATGGCTCCCTGGAAGGCCTCACAGATTTCCAAGTGGATACACTGACCAAGGACAACCCACTCATTACTTTCGAGGCCTCAG TGAACCTGGTACAGATTCCCCAGGCCGAGGCCCTGCTCCACGCCGACTGCAGCGGGAAGGAGGTAACCTGTGAGATCTCCCGCtatttcctccagcccaggccaGAGGCCACCGTAGAGACGGCAGTCTGGTTCATCACCAATGTGCAGGTATCTGGAGGGGGACCAGGTGTCTCCATGGtgatgaagactcttgaggatgCTGAAAATGAGGCTGTCTTGCATCCCACGCTGAAACTgcccctgagcccccaggggactGTGCGGACTGCAG TGGAGTTCCAGGTGACCACACAGACGCCATCCCTGAATTTCCTGCTGGGGTCCACAGCCTCCCTACACTGTGGCTACTCCGTGGCCCCTGGCTTGGATGTTACCAGCGTGGAGTGGCGGCTGCAGCATAAGGGCAGTGGCCAGCTGGTATACCACTGGAccatggggcaggggcaggccaaGCGGGAGGGTGCCACCCTGGAGCCTGGGCAGCTGCTCACAGCTGGAGATGCCTCCCTCACGCTCCCCAGCCTCACTCTACAGGATGAGGGGGCCTACATCTGCCAGATCACCACCTCCCTGTTCCGAGCTCAACAGGTCATCCAGCTAGACATCCAAG CTTCCCCCAAAGTACGACTGAGCTTGCTGAACGCAGCCCCGCCAGCCACCCTCATCTGCAATGTTGCTGGCTACTACCCCCTGGATGTGTCTGTGACCTGGACCCGGGAGGAGCAGGGTGGCTCCCCAGCCCCTGTCTCTGGCGCCTCCCTCTCCAACCTCCGGCGCAGCCCAGCTGGCACCTACAGCATCTCCTCCTCCCTGACGGTGGAGCCTAGCTCTGTGGGAGCCACTTACACCTGTCAGGTCACCCACGTCTCCCTGGAGGAACCCCTGGGGGCCCACGCCTGGGTTGCCCCACCAG TTGCAGAGCAGAAGTCAGCCCTGGGAGTCCTTCTGGCCAGCATCCTCTTTGTCCTGACCTTGCTGTTCCTGGGGCTGCAGAGACGCCAAG GGCGATGGCACATGTCAGCCACCCTTCCGGCCCAAAGCACCGTGGGAAGGGAACCAAAGAGAAACACCACCCTCCGCCCCGCCGAGGTCACTCCAGCCCAAACAACAGCTGAGTCGCTTTAG
- the TAPBPL gene encoding tapasin-related protein isoform X6 — protein MGAEGWCLLLCLAFSGAANVAERQWQAVDVVLDCFLMEEGGHHGGFASSENMVKAVLVLRQVPVPDDGSLEGLTDFQVDTLTKDNPLITFEASVNLVQIPQAEALLHADCSGKEVTCEISRYFLQPRPEATVETAVWFITNVQVSGGGPGVSMVMKTLEDAENEAVLHPTLKLPLSPQGTVRTAASPKVRLSLLNAAPPATLICNVAGYYPLDVSVTWTREEQGGSPAPVSGASLSNLRRSPAGTYSISSSLTVEPSSVGATYTCQVTHVSLEEPLGAHAWVAPPVAEQKSALGVLLASILFVLTLLFLGLQRRQGRWHMSATLPAQSTVGREPKRNTTLRPAEVTPAQTTAESL, from the exons ATGGGCGCCGAGGGGTGGTGCCTACTGCTCTGCTTGGCTTTCTCCGGGGCAGCAAACGTCG CAGAAAGGCAATGGCAGGCGGTGGATGTGGTCCTGGACTGCTTTCTGATGGAAGAAGGTGGACACCATGGAGGGTTCGCCAGCAGTGAGAACATGGTGAAGGCCGTGCTGGTGCTGAGGCAGGTACCAGTGCCAGACGATGGCTCCCTGGAAGGCCTCACAGATTTCCAAGTGGATACACTGACCAAGGACAACCCACTCATTACTTTCGAGGCCTCAG TGAACCTGGTACAGATTCCCCAGGCCGAGGCCCTGCTCCACGCCGACTGCAGCGGGAAGGAGGTAACCTGTGAGATCTCCCGCtatttcctccagcccaggccaGAGGCCACCGTAGAGACGGCAGTCTGGTTCATCACCAATGTGCAGGTATCTGGAGGGGGACCAGGTGTCTCCATGGtgatgaagactcttgaggatgCTGAAAATGAGGCTGTCTTGCATCCCACGCTGAAACTgcccctgagcccccaggggactGTGCGGACTGCAG CTTCCCCCAAAGTACGACTGAGCTTGCTGAACGCAGCCCCGCCAGCCACCCTCATCTGCAATGTTGCTGGCTACTACCCCCTGGATGTGTCTGTGACCTGGACCCGGGAGGAGCAGGGTGGCTCCCCAGCCCCTGTCTCTGGCGCCTCCCTCTCCAACCTCCGGCGCAGCCCAGCTGGCACCTACAGCATCTCCTCCTCCCTGACGGTGGAGCCTAGCTCTGTGGGAGCCACTTACACCTGTCAGGTCACCCACGTCTCCCTGGAGGAACCCCTGGGGGCCCACGCCTGGGTTGCCCCACCAG TTGCAGAGCAGAAGTCAGCCCTGGGAGTCCTTCTGGCCAGCATCCTCTTTGTCCTGACCTTGCTGTTCCTGGGGCTGCAGAGACGCCAAG GGCGATGGCACATGTCAGCCACCCTTCCGGCCCAAAGCACCGTGGGAAGGGAACCAAAGAGAAACACCACCCTCCGCCCCGCCGAGGTCACTCCAGCCCAAACAACAGCTGAGTCGCTTTAG
- the TAPBPL gene encoding tapasin-related protein isoform X3, with amino-acid sequence MGAEGWCLLLCLAFSGAANVAERQWQAVDVVLDCFLMEEGGHHGGFASSENMVKAVLVLRQVPVPDDGSLEGLTDFQVDTLTKDNPLITFEASVNLVQIPQAEALLHADCSGKEVTCEISRYFLQPRPEATVETAVWFITNVQVSGGGPGVSMVMKTLEDAENEAVLHPTLKLPLSPQGTVRTAVEFQVTTQTPSLNFLLGSTASLHCGYSVAPGLDVTSVEWRLQHKGSGQLVYHWTMGQGQAKREGATLEPGQLLTAGDASLTLPSLTLQDEGAYICQITTSLFRAQQVIQLDIQASPKVRLSLLNAAPPATLICNVAGYYPLDVSVTWTREEQGGSPAPVSGASLSNLRRSPAGTYSISSSLTVEPSSVGATYTCQVTHVSLEEPLGAHAWVAPPVAEQKSALGVLLASILFVLTLLFLGLQRRQATSPMSPKTSRHSG; translated from the exons ATGGGCGCCGAGGGGTGGTGCCTACTGCTCTGCTTGGCTTTCTCCGGGGCAGCAAACGTCG CAGAAAGGCAATGGCAGGCGGTGGATGTGGTCCTGGACTGCTTTCTGATGGAAGAAGGTGGACACCATGGAGGGTTCGCCAGCAGTGAGAACATGGTGAAGGCCGTGCTGGTGCTGAGGCAGGTACCAGTGCCAGACGATGGCTCCCTGGAAGGCCTCACAGATTTCCAAGTGGATACACTGACCAAGGACAACCCACTCATTACTTTCGAGGCCTCAG TGAACCTGGTACAGATTCCCCAGGCCGAGGCCCTGCTCCACGCCGACTGCAGCGGGAAGGAGGTAACCTGTGAGATCTCCCGCtatttcctccagcccaggccaGAGGCCACCGTAGAGACGGCAGTCTGGTTCATCACCAATGTGCAGGTATCTGGAGGGGGACCAGGTGTCTCCATGGtgatgaagactcttgaggatgCTGAAAATGAGGCTGTCTTGCATCCCACGCTGAAACTgcccctgagcccccaggggactGTGCGGACTGCAG TGGAGTTCCAGGTGACCACACAGACGCCATCCCTGAATTTCCTGCTGGGGTCCACAGCCTCCCTACACTGTGGCTACTCCGTGGCCCCTGGCTTGGATGTTACCAGCGTGGAGTGGCGGCTGCAGCATAAGGGCAGTGGCCAGCTGGTATACCACTGGAccatggggcaggggcaggccaaGCGGGAGGGTGCCACCCTGGAGCCTGGGCAGCTGCTCACAGCTGGAGATGCCTCCCTCACGCTCCCCAGCCTCACTCTACAGGATGAGGGGGCCTACATCTGCCAGATCACCACCTCCCTGTTCCGAGCTCAACAGGTCATCCAGCTAGACATCCAAG CTTCCCCCAAAGTACGACTGAGCTTGCTGAACGCAGCCCCGCCAGCCACCCTCATCTGCAATGTTGCTGGCTACTACCCCCTGGATGTGTCTGTGACCTGGACCCGGGAGGAGCAGGGTGGCTCCCCAGCCCCTGTCTCTGGCGCCTCCCTCTCCAACCTCCGGCGCAGCCCAGCTGGCACCTACAGCATCTCCTCCTCCCTGACGGTGGAGCCTAGCTCTGTGGGAGCCACTTACACCTGTCAGGTCACCCACGTCTCCCTGGAGGAACCCCTGGGGGCCCACGCCTGGGTTGCCCCACCAG TTGCAGAGCAGAAGTCAGCCCTGGGAGTCCTTCTGGCCAGCATCCTCTTTGTCCTGACCTTGCTGTTCCTGGGGCTGCAGAGACGCCAAG CTACCTCACCAATGTCTCCCAAAACCTCGAGGCACTCTGGGTAG
- the TAPBPL gene encoding tapasin-related protein isoform X4: protein MGAEGWCLLLCLAFSGAANVERQWQAVDVVLDCFLMEEGGHHGGFASSENMVKAVLVLRQVPVPDDGSLEGLTDFQVDTLTKDNPLITFEASVNLVQIPQAEALLHADCSGKEVTCEISRYFLQPRPEATVETAVWFITNVQVSGGGPGVSMVMKTLEDAENEAVLHPTLKLPLSPQGTVRTAVEFQVTTQTPSLNFLLGSTASLHCGYSVAPGLDVTSVEWRLQHKGSGQLVYHWTMGQGQAKREGATLEPGQLLTAGDASLTLPSLTLQDEGAYICQITTSLFRAQQVIQLDIQASPKVRLSLLNAAPPATLICNVAGYYPLDVSVTWTREEQGGSPAPVSGASLSNLRRSPAGTYSISSSLTVEPSSVGATYTCQVTHVSLEEPLGAHAWVAPPVAEQKSALGVLLASILFVLTLLFLGLQRRQATSPMSPKTSRHSG, encoded by the exons ATGGGCGCCGAGGGGTGGTGCCTACTGCTCTGCTTGGCTTTCTCCGGGGCAGCAAACGTCG AAAGGCAATGGCAGGCGGTGGATGTGGTCCTGGACTGCTTTCTGATGGAAGAAGGTGGACACCATGGAGGGTTCGCCAGCAGTGAGAACATGGTGAAGGCCGTGCTGGTGCTGAGGCAGGTACCAGTGCCAGACGATGGCTCCCTGGAAGGCCTCACAGATTTCCAAGTGGATACACTGACCAAGGACAACCCACTCATTACTTTCGAGGCCTCAG TGAACCTGGTACAGATTCCCCAGGCCGAGGCCCTGCTCCACGCCGACTGCAGCGGGAAGGAGGTAACCTGTGAGATCTCCCGCtatttcctccagcccaggccaGAGGCCACCGTAGAGACGGCAGTCTGGTTCATCACCAATGTGCAGGTATCTGGAGGGGGACCAGGTGTCTCCATGGtgatgaagactcttgaggatgCTGAAAATGAGGCTGTCTTGCATCCCACGCTGAAACTgcccctgagcccccaggggactGTGCGGACTGCAG TGGAGTTCCAGGTGACCACACAGACGCCATCCCTGAATTTCCTGCTGGGGTCCACAGCCTCCCTACACTGTGGCTACTCCGTGGCCCCTGGCTTGGATGTTACCAGCGTGGAGTGGCGGCTGCAGCATAAGGGCAGTGGCCAGCTGGTATACCACTGGAccatggggcaggggcaggccaaGCGGGAGGGTGCCACCCTGGAGCCTGGGCAGCTGCTCACAGCTGGAGATGCCTCCCTCACGCTCCCCAGCCTCACTCTACAGGATGAGGGGGCCTACATCTGCCAGATCACCACCTCCCTGTTCCGAGCTCAACAGGTCATCCAGCTAGACATCCAAG CTTCCCCCAAAGTACGACTGAGCTTGCTGAACGCAGCCCCGCCAGCCACCCTCATCTGCAATGTTGCTGGCTACTACCCCCTGGATGTGTCTGTGACCTGGACCCGGGAGGAGCAGGGTGGCTCCCCAGCCCCTGTCTCTGGCGCCTCCCTCTCCAACCTCCGGCGCAGCCCAGCTGGCACCTACAGCATCTCCTCCTCCCTGACGGTGGAGCCTAGCTCTGTGGGAGCCACTTACACCTGTCAGGTCACCCACGTCTCCCTGGAGGAACCCCTGGGGGCCCACGCCTGGGTTGCCCCACCAG TTGCAGAGCAGAAGTCAGCCCTGGGAGTCCTTCTGGCCAGCATCCTCTTTGTCCTGACCTTGCTGTTCCTGGGGCTGCAGAGACGCCAAG CTACCTCACCAATGTCTCCCAAAACCTCGAGGCACTCTGGGTAG
- the CD27 gene encoding CD27 antigen isoform X6, whose protein sequence is MFVTCIPLGLLIRNCTLTANSKCACPEGQQCRDKDCMECDGPAQAPGPHPQPSQLPYAEEIPEARTDRHTQTLANSRWLPPATLSTHWSPQRSLCSVNCVRIFVLLSGMFLAFTIVGALFLHQQRKLSKRLNAGESPVAPAEPCPYTCPSEEEGSAIPIQEDYRKPELTSYSEPVLLREGHHCNQVLASTSPH, encoded by the exons ATGTTTGTGACCTGTATACCTCTCG GTCTTCTCATTCGAAACTGCACCCTCACGGCTAACTCGAAGTGTGCCTGCCCCGAAGGCCAGCAGTGCAGGGACAAGGACTGTATGGAGTGTGATGGTCCAGCCCAAGCCCCAGGCCCACACCCACAACCTTCCCAATTACCTTATGCTGAAG AGATCCCAGAGGCCAGGACAGATCGGCACACTCAAACTCTGGCCAACTCCAGGTGGCTGCCACCCGCGACCCTCTCAACCCACTGGTCAC CCCAAAGGTCCCTGTGCAGCGTGAACTGCGTCCGCATCTTTGTGCTTCTCTCTGGAATGTTTCTTGCTTTCACCATAGTCGGAGCCCTGTTCCTCCATCaacaaagaaaattaagtaaGAGATTAA ACGCAGGAGAAAGTCCAGTGGCACCTGCAGAGCCTTGTCCTTACACCTGTCCCAGCGAGGAAGAGGGCAGTGCCATCCCCATTCAGGAGGATTACCGAAAACCAGAGCTTACTTCCTACTCTGAGCCAGTGCTCCTCAGAGAAGGCCATCACTGCAATCAAGTCCTAGCTTCCACCTCACCCCACTGA
- the CD27 gene encoding CD27 antigen isoform X7 translates to MVQPKPQAHTHNLPNYLMLKIPEARTDRHTQTLANSRWLPPATLSTHWSPQRSLCSVNCVRIFVLLSGMFLAFTIVGALFLHQQRKLSKRLNAGESPVAPAEPCPYTCPSEEEGSAIPIQEDYRKPELTSYSEPVLLREGHHCNQVLASTSPH, encoded by the exons ATGGTCCAGCCCAAGCCCCAGGCCCACACCCACAACCTTCCCAATTACCTTATGCTGAAG ATCCCAGAGGCCAGGACAGATCGGCACACTCAAACTCTGGCCAACTCCAGGTGGCTGCCACCCGCGACCCTCTCAACCCACTGGTCAC CCCAAAGGTCCCTGTGCAGCGTGAACTGCGTCCGCATCTTTGTGCTTCTCTCTGGAATGTTTCTTGCTTTCACCATAGTCGGAGCCCTGTTCCTCCATCaacaaagaaaattaagtaaGAGATTAA ACGCAGGAGAAAGTCCAGTGGCACCTGCAGAGCCTTGTCCTTACACCTGTCCCAGCGAGGAAGAGGGCAGTGCCATCCCCATTCAGGAGGATTACCGAAAACCAGAGCTTACTTCCTACTCTGAGCCAGTGCTCCTCAGAGAAGGCCATCACTGCAATCAAGTCCTAGCTTCCACCTCACCCCACTGA